CTCCCCTTAGGTTTGTGGAAAAATAGTTACCTCCACAACAGAACTCCAAAATGTAGTTTGAAAAAGATGAAGTCTTCAAAGGCAAAACCATTGTTCATTCAATTCGTACTCTGCCATCAGAACTCGTCACTAAAATCCTGTTAAGGCTTCCAGTGGAATCCCTCTGGAAATTCAGGTCTGTATCGAAATCTTGGCTTTCTTTAATATCGAGCCCTGAATTTATCAAGAATCATGTTAAGAAATATCGAATCTTGGCTAATAACAAAGATACACACAACATAGCCTTGTGTTGATCTATAGGCACCTCCATATTAAGGGATATCAATACTTTCTTAAGAATTAATCCATTAGTTCGTTACTTAATGACTCTGTGATTGAGGATTGTAACTTGGATTATCCAATGGATGACGCGGGAAAACATGTTTGGGTTGTTGGTTCAATTAATGGATTGTTTTGTCTTGCGATTGCGGAAGCTGAAATGTTTATGTGGAATCTGTCAATTAGGAAGTTCAAGCAGTTTCCTAATTATAGACTTCATACTAGTCACATATATGGTTTTGTATATGACGAATTTCGTGATGATTATAAGGTAGTGTCTGTTAACAAATTGAGAGTCCACTTCTAGGTGAGGTTAACTTATACAGTCTAAAAGCTGATTTTTTGAAAAGTGTTGATGATTGCCCGGGTACGGGTATATTAAATGTTTTTGGTCAGTTTTTGAACGGGAAGCTATATTGGCCCGCTAATGTTGCTGGACTAGATACATCGGTTGATTGGTACGTAGTTTCTTTTGATTTGGCTGATGAAAAGTGGGGAAAGGT
The Solanum stenotomum isolate F172 unplaced genomic scaffold, ASM1918654v1 scaffold32632, whole genome shotgun sequence genome window above contains:
- the LOC125852146 gene encoding uncharacterized protein LOC125852146, with translation MDDAGKHVWVVGSINGLFCLAIAEAEMFMWNLSIRKFKQFPNYRLHTSHIYGFVYDEFRDDYKFLNGKLYWPANVAGLDTSVDWESHADVWVMKEFGSLKKMYAIKYPADFYKRFFTSGFRPVIFPTLCMSNKGEILILSKSTYLIYNPKDES